One window of the Salvia splendens isolate huo1 chromosome 1, SspV2, whole genome shotgun sequence genome contains the following:
- the LOC121754511 gene encoding uncharacterized protein LOC121754511 isoform X1: MVRGEWGVSGRWSYKRATLIVCCINVLVAFHVIRSLYSSLYTYPLADSHTTAKYTLDQIRRMEESNRMRRAARPTELIELVMQLEEKITREERVELPKHLRQRLVDEIHSRLRSSDAAGNATRQNEAVRTWHHEKLEEAQRISGGETINSTTLQEEADILVRALSSGWVEFTEGIGLWIPISVTNTEHDDKPDGEGEFDKEMLPGRQLPPECHAELHTDYGGAAVRWGLTHHKESAYDCCMACLDDAKRAKPGQRKWNIWVYCPSETGCFSPDVYNHKYRECWLKYSETPQSNFKDQYSEAYRDAHPRAPLVVPWVSGVVG, from the exons atggtGAGAGGAGAGTGGGGTGTGAGTGGGAGGTGGTCTTACAAAAGGGCCACTCTCATAGTCTGTTGCATCAACGTTTTAGTTGCTTTCCATGTCATTCGCTCTCTCTATTCTTCTCTCTACACCTACCCTCTTGCTGACTCTCACACCA CGGCTAAGTACACCTTAGATCAGATAAGGAGAATGGAAGAGTCGAATCGAATGCGAAGGGCAGCACGACCTACTGAGCTTATTGAGCTG GTGATGCAGCTCGAAGAAAAGATTACGAGGGAAGAAAGGGTGGAGCTGCCAAAGCACTTGAGGCAACGGCTAGTAGATGAGATCCATAGTAGGTTAAGAAGCTCGGATGCTGCTGGTAATGCAACACGCCAAAATG AAGCAGTTAGAACCTGGCATCACGAAAAGCTAGAAGAAGCACAAAGAATTAGTGGTGGGGAAACAATAAATTCGACAACCTTGCAAGAGGAAGCTG ATATTCTTGTAAGAGCATTGAGTTCTGGTTGGGTTGAGTTTACGGAGGGGATTGGTCTCtggatcccgatttcagtaacGAACACGGAACACGACGACAAGCCTGATGGAGAAGGCGAATTTG ATAAAGAGATGTTGCCAGGGAGACAGCTACCTCCCGAATGCCACGCTGAACTTCACACCGACTATGGTGGTGCTGCCGTGAGATGGGGCCTCACCCACCATAAGGAGTCCGCCTATGACTGTTGTATGGCGTGTTTGGATGACGCAAAACGAGCCAAACCCGGGCAGAGGAAATGGAACATATGGGTTTATTGCCCGTCCGAGACTGGATGCTTCTCTCCCGATGTCTATAACCACAAATATCGAGAATGCTGGCTCAAATAT TCGGAGACACCGCAGTCGAACTTCAAGGACCAGTATTCTGAGGCTTATCGAGATGCGCACCCACGAGCACCGCTGGTTGTGCCGTGGGTGTCGGGAGTGGTCGGCTGA
- the LOC121754511 gene encoding uncharacterized protein LOC121754511 isoform X2: MVRGEWGVSGRWSYKRATLIVCCINVLVAFHVIRSLYSSLYTYPLADSHTTAKYTLDQIRRMEESNRMRRAARPTELIELLEEKITREERVELPKHLRQRLVDEIHSRLRSSDAAGNATRQNEAVRTWHHEKLEEAQRISGGETINSTTLQEEADILVRALSSGWVEFTEGIGLWIPISVTNTEHDDKPDGEGEFDKEMLPGRQLPPECHAELHTDYGGAAVRWGLTHHKESAYDCCMACLDDAKRAKPGQRKWNIWVYCPSETGCFSPDVYNHKYRECWLKYSETPQSNFKDQYSEAYRDAHPRAPLVVPWVSGVVG; this comes from the exons atggtGAGAGGAGAGTGGGGTGTGAGTGGGAGGTGGTCTTACAAAAGGGCCACTCTCATAGTCTGTTGCATCAACGTTTTAGTTGCTTTCCATGTCATTCGCTCTCTCTATTCTTCTCTCTACACCTACCCTCTTGCTGACTCTCACACCA CGGCTAAGTACACCTTAGATCAGATAAGGAGAATGGAAGAGTCGAATCGAATGCGAAGGGCAGCACGACCTACTGAGCTTATTGAGCTG CTCGAAGAAAAGATTACGAGGGAAGAAAGGGTGGAGCTGCCAAAGCACTTGAGGCAACGGCTAGTAGATGAGATCCATAGTAGGTTAAGAAGCTCGGATGCTGCTGGTAATGCAACACGCCAAAATG AAGCAGTTAGAACCTGGCATCACGAAAAGCTAGAAGAAGCACAAAGAATTAGTGGTGGGGAAACAATAAATTCGACAACCTTGCAAGAGGAAGCTG ATATTCTTGTAAGAGCATTGAGTTCTGGTTGGGTTGAGTTTACGGAGGGGATTGGTCTCtggatcccgatttcagtaacGAACACGGAACACGACGACAAGCCTGATGGAGAAGGCGAATTTG ATAAAGAGATGTTGCCAGGGAGACAGCTACCTCCCGAATGCCACGCTGAACTTCACACCGACTATGGTGGTGCTGCCGTGAGATGGGGCCTCACCCACCATAAGGAGTCCGCCTATGACTGTTGTATGGCGTGTTTGGATGACGCAAAACGAGCCAAACCCGGGCAGAGGAAATGGAACATATGGGTTTATTGCCCGTCCGAGACTGGATGCTTCTCTCCCGATGTCTATAACCACAAATATCGAGAATGCTGGCTCAAATAT TCGGAGACACCGCAGTCGAACTTCAAGGACCAGTATTCTGAGGCTTATCGAGATGCGCACCCACGAGCACCGCTGGTTGTGCCGTGGGTGTCGGGAGTGGTCGGCTGA
- the LOC121754525 gene encoding diphthamide biosynthesis protein 4-like isoform X2: protein MVGGLVLKLGRTHYETIGVKEDASQEEIRKTYRSAVIAIHPDKLGDSLGNEFIELQRAWRVLCDPGLRALYDQELRTLRQEAVAAEDVRLGDMAVVEDEEEDEDEDGGSFELSYQCRCGDFFSIMSCELDEMGYRIQRIGGKLISEAEDAACDFDEEDEVFVSAVMTKYMESKCKRRSSSGAATRLCRCLSATSYNAFFSVKKRFSRSSSWNETGYRDLSKQSAVILELLQDEGWPFGLSK from the exons ATGGTAGGTGGACTGGTGCTCAAATTGGGAAG GACCCACTATGAGACCATTGGTGTGAAGGAAGATGCAAGCCAAGAAGAAATTCGCAAAACTTATCGATCTGCCGTTATTGCTATCCATCCAGACAAACTCGGGGATTCCCTAGGGAATGAGTTTATTGAGTTGCAGAGGGCGTGGAGAGTGCTATGTGATCCAGGATTACGGGCCCTCTACGACCAAGAATTGAGGACGTTGAGACAGGAAGCTGTAGCTGCAGAAGACGTGCGCTTAGGAGATATGGCGGTTGtcgaagacgaagaagaagatgaagatgaagatggagGCAGCTTTGAATTATCCTATCAATGCAGGTGTGGTGATTTCTTCTCTATTATGTCTTGTGAATTGGATGAAATGGGATATCGGATTCAAAGAATTGGAG GGAAGCTGATCTCCGAAGCAGAAGATGCAGCCTGCGAttttgatgaagaagatgaa GTATTCGTGTCAGCAGTCATGACCAAATACATGGAGTCCAAATGCAAGCGCAGGTCTTCTTCTGGTGCAGCTACTCGGCTTTGTAGATGTTTGAGTGCTACTAGCTACAACGCGTTTTTCTCAGTCAAGAAGCGTTTCTCGCGATCCTCGAGCTGGAACGAGACGGGTTATCGAGATTTGAGCAAGCAATCCGCTGTTATTCTAGAGCTTTTGCAGGATGAAGGGTGGCCGTTTGGCCTCTCGAAGTAG
- the LOC121754525 gene encoding chaperone protein DnaJ 2-like isoform X4: MRHMKWNNYYMSISILNYYISTNLNADLEIYLNKVKLKAKERKGKYPHLCYSAALFLSIRRAALRRHIPSCRRHNHVRTHYETIGVKEDASQEEIRKTYRSAVIAIHPDKLGDSLGNEFIELQRAWRVLCDPGLRALYDQELRTLRQEAVAAEDVRLGDMAVVEDEEEDEDEDGGSFELSYQCREADLRSRRCSLRF, encoded by the exons ATGAGACACATGAAATGGAATAACTACTATATGTCaatatcaattttaaattacTATATTAGTACAAATTTAAATGCTGATCTGGAAATTTacttaaataaagtaaaattaaaagcaaaggaaaggaaaggaaaataTCCACATCTCTGCTATTCGGCTgctctatttctctctattcGCCGCGCCGCTTTGCGCCGCCATATTCCCTCTTGCCGCCGGCACAATCACGTTAG GACCCACTATGAGACCATTGGTGTGAAGGAAGATGCAAGCCAAGAAGAAATTCGCAAAACTTATCGATCTGCCGTTATTGCTATCCATCCAGACAAACTCGGGGATTCCCTAGGGAATGAGTTTATTGAGTTGCAGAGGGCGTGGAGAGTGCTATGTGATCCAGGATTACGGGCCCTCTACGACCAAGAATTGAGGACGTTGAGACAGGAAGCTGTAGCTGCAGAAGACGTGCGCTTAGGAGATATGGCGGTTGtcgaagacgaagaagaagatgaagatgaagatggagGCAGCTTTGAATTATCCTATCAATGCAG GGAAGCTGATCTCCGAAGCAGAAGATGCAGCCTGCGAttttga
- the LOC121754525 gene encoding uncharacterized protein LOC121754525 isoform X1, translated as MRHMKWNNYYMSISILNYYISTNLNADLEIYLNKVKLKAKERKGKYPHLCYSAALFLSIRRAALRRHIPSCRRHNHVRTHYETIGVKEDASQEEIRKTYRSAVIAIHPDKLGDSLGNEFIELQRAWRVLCDPGLRALYDQELRTLRQEAVAAEDVRLGDMAVVEDEEEDEDEDGGSFELSYQCRCGDFFSIMSCELDEMGYRIQRIGGKLISEAEDAACDFDEEDEVFVSAVMTKYMESKCKRRSSSGAATRLCRCLSATSYNAFFSVKKRFSRSSSWNETGYRDLSKQSAVILELLQDEGWPFGLSK; from the exons ATGAGACACATGAAATGGAATAACTACTATATGTCaatatcaattttaaattacTATATTAGTACAAATTTAAATGCTGATCTGGAAATTTacttaaataaagtaaaattaaaagcaaaggaaaggaaaggaaaataTCCACATCTCTGCTATTCGGCTgctctatttctctctattcGCCGCGCCGCTTTGCGCCGCCATATTCCCTCTTGCCGCCGGCACAATCACGTTAG GACCCACTATGAGACCATTGGTGTGAAGGAAGATGCAAGCCAAGAAGAAATTCGCAAAACTTATCGATCTGCCGTTATTGCTATCCATCCAGACAAACTCGGGGATTCCCTAGGGAATGAGTTTATTGAGTTGCAGAGGGCGTGGAGAGTGCTATGTGATCCAGGATTACGGGCCCTCTACGACCAAGAATTGAGGACGTTGAGACAGGAAGCTGTAGCTGCAGAAGACGTGCGCTTAGGAGATATGGCGGTTGtcgaagacgaagaagaagatgaagatgaagatggagGCAGCTTTGAATTATCCTATCAATGCAGGTGTGGTGATTTCTTCTCTATTATGTCTTGTGAATTGGATGAAATGGGATATCGGATTCAAAGAATTGGAG GGAAGCTGATCTCCGAAGCAGAAGATGCAGCCTGCGAttttgatgaagaagatgaa GTATTCGTGTCAGCAGTCATGACCAAATACATGGAGTCCAAATGCAAGCGCAGGTCTTCTTCTGGTGCAGCTACTCGGCTTTGTAGATGTTTGAGTGCTACTAGCTACAACGCGTTTTTCTCAGTCAAGAAGCGTTTCTCGCGATCCTCGAGCTGGAACGAGACGGGTTATCGAGATTTGAGCAAGCAATCCGCTGTTATTCTAGAGCTTTTGCAGGATGAAGGGTGGCCGTTTGGCCTCTCGAAGTAG
- the LOC121754525 gene encoding diphthamide biosynthesis protein 4-like isoform X3, with protein MTRNHNLCIRTHYETIGVKEDASQEEIRKTYRSAVIAIHPDKLGDSLGNEFIELQRAWRVLCDPGLRALYDQELRTLRQEAVAAEDVRLGDMAVVEDEEEDEDEDGGSFELSYQCRCGDFFSIMSCELDEMGYRIQRIGGKLISEAEDAACDFDEEDEVFVSAVMTKYMESKCKRRSSSGAATRLCRCLSATSYNAFFSVKKRFSRSSSWNETGYRDLSKQSAVILELLQDEGWPFGLSK; from the exons ATGACAAGGAACCACAACTTGTGCATCAGGACCCACTATGAGACCATTGGTGTGAAGGAAGATGCAAGCCAAGAAGAAATTCGCAAAACTTATCGATCTGCCGTTATTGCTATCCATCCAGACAAACTCGGGGATTCCCTAGGGAATGAGTTTATTGAGTTGCAGAGGGCGTGGAGAGTGCTATGTGATCCAGGATTACGGGCCCTCTACGACCAAGAATTGAGGACGTTGAGACAGGAAGCTGTAGCTGCAGAAGACGTGCGCTTAGGAGATATGGCGGTTGtcgaagacgaagaagaagatgaagatgaagatggagGCAGCTTTGAATTATCCTATCAATGCAGGTGTGGTGATTTCTTCTCTATTATGTCTTGTGAATTGGATGAAATGGGATATCGGATTCAAAGAATTGGAG GGAAGCTGATCTCCGAAGCAGAAGATGCAGCCTGCGAttttgatgaagaagatgaa GTATTCGTGTCAGCAGTCATGACCAAATACATGGAGTCCAAATGCAAGCGCAGGTCTTCTTCTGGTGCAGCTACTCGGCTTTGTAGATGTTTGAGTGCTACTAGCTACAACGCGTTTTTCTCAGTCAAGAAGCGTTTCTCGCGATCCTCGAGCTGGAACGAGACGGGTTATCGAGATTTGAGCAAGCAATCCGCTGTTATTCTAGAGCTTTTGCAGGATGAAGGGTGGCCGTTTGGCCTCTCGAAGTAG
- the LOC121754521 gene encoding 26S proteasome non-ATPase regulatory subunit 14 homolog — protein sequence MAGMERLHRMFAGAGGALGHPPPDSPTLDSSEQVYISSLALLKMLKHGRAGVPMEVMGLMLGEFVDEYTVRVVDVFAMPQSGTGVSVEAVDHVFQTNMLDMLKQTGRPEMVVGWYHSHPGFGCWLSGVDINTQQSFEALNQRAVAVVVDPIQSVKGKVVIDAFRLINPQTMMLGQEPRQTTSNVGHLNKPSIQALIHGLNRHYYSIAINYRKNELEEKMLLNLHKKKWTDGLTLQRFDTHSKTNEQTVQEMLNLAIKYNKAVQEEDELPPEKLAIANVGKQDAKKHLEEHVSNLMSSNIVQTLGTMLDTVVF from the exons ATGGCGGGCATGGAGAGACTTCACCGAATGTTCGCCGGCGCCGGAGGAGCCCTCGGCCACCCTCCGCCGGACTCCCCGACTCTCGACTCATCCGAACAAGTCTACATTTCGTCTCTAGCCCTTCTCAAAATGCTCAAACACG GTAGAGCGGGGGTGCCGATGGAGGTGATGGGGCTGATGCTGGGGGAGTTTGTGGACGAGTACACGGTGCGTGTGGTGGACGTCTTCGCGATGCCGCAGAGTGGAACCGGTGTCAGTGTCGAGGCCGTCGATCACGTTTTCCAGACTAATATGCTTGATATGCTGAAGCAGACCGGCAG ACCTGAGATGGTGGTTGGTTGGTACCACTCACATCCTGGCTTTGGATGTTGGCTTTCTGGTGTTGACATTAACACTCAGCAG AGCTTTGAAGCTCTGAACCAGAGGGCAGTAGCTGTGGTGGTAGATCCAATTCAGAGTGTTAAAGGAAAGGTGGTCATTGATGCATTCCGCCTCATTAACCCTCAAACAATGATGCTGGGTCAAGAACCACGACAAACCACATCTAATGTGGGTCACCTCAATAAACCATCTATCCAG GCTTTGATTCATGGGTTGAACAGGCATTATTACTCCATAGCCATAAATTACCGGAAGAATGAACTTGAGGAGAAGATGCTCCTTAATCTTCACAAAAAGAAATGGACTGATGGACTGACCCTCCAGCGGTTTGACACCCACTCCAAAACAAATGAGCAGACAGTCCAG GAGATGCTAAATCTAGCGATCAAGTACAATAAAGCAGTCCAAGAGGAGGATGAGCTGCCACCTGAGAAACTAGCAATTGCCAATGTGGGAAAGCAAGACGCCAAGAAGCATCTCGAGGAGCATGTCTCAAACTTGATGTCTTCAAACATAGTTCAAACTTTGGGGACTATGCTGGACACTGTTGTTTTCTAG